The Sphingomonas astaxanthinifaciens DSM 22298 genome has a segment encoding these proteins:
- a CDS encoding alpha,alpha-trehalose-phosphate synthase (UDP-forming) codes for MSRLIVISNRVAAATGGNAGSQGGLAVALTSALRECRGLWFGWSGEVTEEFTGQITFQRDDDVTTATVDLEEQDVEEYYDGYANRTLWPLFHYRIDLAEYERGFAGGYQRVNERFAETIAPLIEPDDAVWVQDYHMIPLGTELRKRGCRNRIGFFLHTPWPPRRLLLTLPEASDLVETMFAYDVIGFHTDEWLQSFVDFVVLESGGSYADGILRLGDRQIRLITCPIGIDCAEFRSLAESPEAIETFNQMRDSAANRAMMVGVDRLDYSKGLEERFLGYERFLVENPAERKEVFLLQIAPPSRGTVESYQRIRSSLEGLSGRINGAHADLDWVPIRYVNQGYSRAVLAGVYRAARMALVTPLRDGMNLVAKEFVAAQDPEDPGVLILSRFAGAAVQLKDALLVNPYSAEEVSDAIRTALAMGREERIARWRAMFDNIREQDVLWWRRRFTDALFAATPPLTPEPLAETA; via the coding sequence ATGAGCCGCCTGATCGTCATCTCCAACCGGGTCGCCGCGGCGACCGGCGGCAATGCGGGCTCGCAAGGCGGGCTCGCGGTCGCGTTGACCTCGGCTCTGCGCGAATGCCGCGGCCTGTGGTTCGGCTGGTCGGGCGAGGTGACCGAAGAATTCACCGGCCAGATCACCTTCCAGCGCGACGACGACGTCACCACCGCGACAGTCGACCTCGAGGAACAGGACGTCGAGGAATATTACGACGGCTACGCCAACCGGACCCTGTGGCCGCTGTTCCACTATCGCATCGACCTGGCCGAATATGAGCGCGGCTTCGCGGGCGGCTACCAGCGCGTCAACGAGCGCTTCGCCGAGACGATCGCCCCGCTGATCGAGCCCGACGACGCGGTCTGGGTCCAGGACTATCACATGATCCCGCTCGGCACCGAGCTGCGCAAGCGCGGCTGCCGCAACCGGATCGGCTTCTTCCTCCACACGCCCTGGCCGCCGCGCCGGCTGCTGCTGACCCTGCCCGAGGCGAGCGACCTGGTGGAAACCATGTTCGCCTATGACGTGATCGGCTTCCACACCGACGAATGGCTGCAGTCGTTCGTCGACTTCGTGGTGCTGGAAAGCGGTGGCTCCTATGCCGATGGCATCCTCCGGCTCGGCGACCGGCAGATCCGGCTGATCACCTGCCCGATCGGGATCGACTGCGCCGAGTTCCGGTCGCTTGCCGAGAGCCCGGAGGCGATCGAGACCTTCAACCAGATGCGCGACAGCGCCGCCAACCGCGCGATGATGGTCGGGGTCGACCGCCTCGACTACAGCAAGGGGCTGGAGGAACGCTTTCTCGGCTACGAGCGCTTCCTCGTCGAGAATCCGGCGGAGCGGAAGGAAGTCTTCCTGCTCCAGATCGCGCCGCCGTCGCGTGGCACGGTCGAAAGCTACCAGCGCATTCGCAGCTCCCTGGAAGGGCTGTCGGGGCGGATCAACGGCGCGCACGCCGATCTCGACTGGGTGCCGATCCGCTACGTCAACCAGGGCTATTCGCGGGCCGTGCTGGCGGGCGTCTATCGCGCCGCCCGGATGGCGCTGGTCACGCCCCTGCGCGACGGCATGAACCTCGTCGCCAAGGAATTCGTCGCCGCGCAGGATCCCGAGGATCCAGGCGTCCTCATCCTGTCGCGCTTCGCCGGCGCCGCGGTCCAACTGAAGGACGCGCTGCTGGTCAATCCCTACAGCGCCGAGGAAGTCTCCGACGCAATCCGCACCGCGCTCGCCATGGGCCGCGAGGAGCGGATCGCGCGCTGGCGGGCGATGTTCGACAATATCCGCGAACAGGACGTGCTGTGGTGGCGCCGCCGCTTCACCGACGCCCTGTTCGCCGCGACGCCCCCGCTCACGCCCGAGCCCCTCGCCGAGACCGCCTGA
- a CDS encoding glycoside hydrolase family 15 protein: MSDLDLWPIGNCQVSALIDRSASFVWGCVPRVDGDPLFSALLGGADEPQHGFWAIDLHDEVTVEQRYLRNTPILSTTKTDSAGNSIEIVDFCPRFQRLGRTYRPVAFARIVRPLGGSPRIRVRLRPAQDWGQKAEALPGGSNHIRFHLPALPMRLTTDAPVALVREERFFRLERAATFFLGPDEPFGDDLSQRVIEMLASTAAEWREWVRGLATPVEWQDAVIAAAIALKLCQHEETGAIVAALTTSVPEHAGSQRNWDYRYCWIRDAYYTVQALNRLGALDVLEGYLGYLRNIVDEARGGEIQPLYGVTGEARLEERVEPGLPGYRGMGPVRVGNQAYEQVQHDAYGQIILSNVQAFFDRRLFRMATAEDFAALERIGERAFALHDQPDAGLWELRTRKHVHTYSAAMCWAACDRLASAASALGLGDKADFWADRAATVRSRIEDAAWRPDTGRISATFEGDDLDASLIQLLDLRFFAPSDPRFQGTLRAVEEGLRRGSHMLRYATEDDFGLPETAFNVCTFWLIEALQATGREADARALFEEMLSRRTGAGLLSEDIDPQSGELWGNYPQTYSLVGTINCAVLLSKPWSSVR, encoded by the coding sequence ATGAGCGATCTCGACCTCTGGCCGATCGGCAATTGCCAGGTGAGCGCGCTGATCGATCGAAGCGCCTCCTTCGTCTGGGGCTGCGTCCCCCGGGTCGATGGCGATCCCCTCTTCTCGGCCCTGCTCGGCGGCGCCGACGAGCCGCAGCACGGCTTCTGGGCGATTGACCTCCACGACGAGGTGACGGTCGAGCAGCGCTACCTGCGCAACACCCCGATCCTCTCGACCACCAAGACCGACTCCGCCGGCAACAGCATCGAGATCGTCGACTTCTGCCCGCGCTTCCAGCGGCTCGGCCGGACCTATCGCCCGGTCGCCTTCGCGCGGATCGTGCGCCCGCTCGGCGGCAGCCCGCGGATCCGGGTCCGGCTGCGTCCGGCGCAGGACTGGGGACAGAAGGCCGAGGCGCTTCCCGGCGGCTCCAACCACATTCGCTTCCACCTGCCCGCGCTACCGATGCGGCTCACCACCGACGCTCCCGTAGCGCTGGTCCGCGAGGAGCGCTTCTTCCGCCTCGAACGCGCCGCGACCTTCTTCCTCGGGCCCGACGAGCCCTTTGGCGACGACCTCTCGCAGCGCGTCATCGAGATGCTGGCGAGCACCGCCGCCGAGTGGCGCGAGTGGGTGCGCGGGCTCGCCACCCCGGTCGAATGGCAGGACGCGGTGATCGCCGCCGCCATCGCGCTCAAGCTCTGCCAGCACGAGGAGACCGGCGCGATCGTCGCCGCGCTCACCACTTCGGTCCCCGAACATGCCGGGTCGCAGCGCAACTGGGACTATCGCTACTGCTGGATCCGCGACGCTTATTACACCGTCCAGGCGTTGAACCGGCTGGGCGCGCTCGACGTCCTCGAGGGCTATCTCGGCTACCTGCGCAACATCGTCGACGAGGCACGCGGGGGCGAGATCCAACCGCTCTACGGCGTCACCGGCGAAGCGCGGCTCGAGGAACGGGTCGAGCCCGGCCTGCCCGGCTATCGCGGCATGGGGCCGGTCCGGGTCGGCAACCAGGCCTATGAACAGGTCCAGCACGACGCCTACGGCCAGATCATCCTGTCCAACGTCCAGGCCTTCTTCGACCGCCGCCTGTTCCGAATGGCGACCGCCGAGGATTTTGCGGCGCTCGAACGGATCGGCGAACGCGCCTTCGCGCTTCACGACCAGCCCGACGCCGGCCTGTGGGAATTGCGTACCCGCAAGCATGTCCACACTTATTCCGCCGCCATGTGCTGGGCCGCCTGCGATCGGCTGGCCTCGGCGGCGAGCGCGCTCGGGCTCGGCGACAAGGCGGATTTCTGGGCCGACCGTGCCGCCACCGTCCGCAGTCGGATCGAGGACGCCGCCTGGCGTCCCGACACCGGGCGCATCTCGGCGACCTTCGAAGGCGACGACCTCGACGCGAGCCTGATCCAGCTGCTCGACCTGCGCTTCTTCGCCCCGTCCGACCCGCGCTTCCAGGGCACGCTGCGGGCGGTCGAGGAAGGGCTGCGGCGCGGCTCGCACATGCTGCGCTACGCGACCGAGGATGACTTCGGCCTGCCCGAAACCGCCTTCAACGTCTGCACCTTCTGGCTGATCGAAGCGCTCCAGGCGACGGGCCGCGAAGCCGACGCCCGCGCGCTGTTCGAGGAGATGCTATCGCGCCGCACCGGGGCCGGCCTCCTGTCCGAGGACATCGATCCACAGAGCGGCGAGCTCTGGGGCAATTACCCGCAGACCTATTCGCTGGTGGGCACGATCAACTGCGCGGTCCTCCTCAGCAAGCCATGGAGTTCGGTCCGATGA
- the otsB gene encoding trehalose-phosphatase translates to MLLEPPPTHLLEGASLFLDFDGTLVAIADRPDAILVDAGLPALLRQLVERLEGRVVLVSGRAASDVRAWLGPLDITVAGSHGLERPGAPAPTATATQAFQPLRDLTQRVAGLLLEEKPLGAALHYRQAPEAEELCRAAVTAVAAASGLAVQPGKMVFELKPAGGDKGSAVTAIMAEPPFRGTRPFFIGDDLTDEHGFAAAAALGGAGILVGEPRTTAATFALADVPAVHTWLAQAAEALA, encoded by the coding sequence ATGCTGCTCGAACCACCGCCAACGCACCTCCTCGAGGGCGCGAGCCTGTTTCTCGATTTCGACGGGACGCTTGTCGCCATCGCCGACCGGCCCGACGCGATCCTGGTCGATGCGGGGCTTCCGGCCCTTCTTCGCCAGCTGGTGGAGCGGCTCGAGGGACGCGTGGTGCTGGTCAGCGGCCGCGCCGCGAGCGACGTCCGCGCCTGGCTCGGTCCGCTCGACATCACCGTCGCGGGGAGCCACGGGCTCGAGCGGCCCGGCGCCCCAGCCCCGACTGCGACCGCGACGCAAGCCTTCCAGCCACTGCGCGACCTGACCCAGCGCGTCGCCGGGCTCCTCCTCGAGGAAAAGCCGTTGGGCGCCGCGCTCCATTATCGCCAGGCCCCCGAGGCCGAGGAACTGTGCCGCGCCGCGGTCACTGCGGTTGCCGCGGCGAGCGGGCTCGCGGTGCAGCCCGGCAAGATGGTGTTCGAACTCAAGCCTGCGGGCGGCGACAAGGGCAGCGCGGTCACCGCGATCATGGCCGAGCCGCCCTTCCGCGGCACCCGCCCCTTCTTCATCGGCGACGACCTCACCGACGAGCATGGCTTCGCCGCCGCCGCCGCCCTCGGCGGGGCCGGGATCCTGGTCGGCGAGCCGCGAACCACCGCGGCGACTTTTGCTCTTGCCGACGTGCCCGCGGTCCATACCTGGCTGGCCCAGGCCGCGGAGGCGCTGGCATGA
- a CDS encoding response regulator: protein MNENDQNISATRSSLGTIVGVIAALVFFVATGVITYLNIQSVRAETERVAATHEVITSLGDLLSAMQDGETGQRGFLLTANPAYLQPYRDAEARSQASLQTLDRLTHDDPEQRTNLESLRPLVAAKFESLAQSIAVRQRNGIEATLATIDPDREKAQMDAVRLKIAQLRTNERQTRLGRIEARDAAFSTAILSAVMAALLGMALTVAIGFLAHRSATARRRQLWLQAGEVGLAQAMLGDKDVPGLSQDIVDFLTNYVGAQASVLFKGEHGIFRRTAMLGVPAEAKVTERFKLREGLLGRVAESGKPMIVDEVPEGYLTIGSALGQDRPRHLVIAPLNADGLVNAVVELGFLKPVDAQVLELLDQVAGPAGTALRSAKYRTELRSLLEETQRQSEELQVQSEELKVSNEELEEQGRALKESAVRLEQQQVELEQTNSQLEEQARLLEVQRDDLAKSSAAVEAKARELEQASQYKSDFLANMSHELRTPLNSLLILSKLLGDNPTGNLTEEQAQYARTIQASGNDLLNLINDILDLSKIEAGHVEVQPAEVAIERLTRDLRRTFEPIAAERGVAFEIAVEAGAPDLIVSDRQRLEQILKNLLANAFKFTAEGKVTLAIARAEDDRIALSVSDTGIGIAPDQQKAIFEAFRQADGSINRKFGGTGLGLSISRELARLLGGTIALESEPGVGSRFTVTVPVEYDPGLVSARPLPAPAAAPVPAAAATKAPAKPRRKVARSAPVDDDRNQLGAGQRVLLIVEDDRTFAKIVRDIAREASFQTLIAGTAEEALDLAREHKPSGIVLDLGLPDQSGLAVLDRLKREDATRHIPIHVISASDQTQTAFSLGAMGYLVKPVKKEELSQALSALEAQLTRTMRRVLIVEDDLVQREAVSKLLAGPEIETVAVGTAAECLERLRAETFDCMVLDLSLPDASGYSLLETLSEDDQHSFPPVIVYTGHDLSQDEEQRLRRYSSSIIIKGAKSPERLLDEVTLFLHQVVSELPAEQQRMIRQARHRDAVLEGRRILVVEDDVRNIYSLTNILEPRGAKVAIARNGQEALDALAKAGAGGDPVDLVLMDVMMPVMDGLEATRRIRDDQQWARLPIIMLTAKAMPDDQAKCLAAGASDYMAKPLDVDKLLSLVRVWMPR from the coding sequence ATGAACGAAAACGACCAGAACATTAGCGCGACCCGCTCCAGCCTCGGCACCATCGTGGGCGTGATCGCGGCGCTGGTCTTCTTCGTCGCGACCGGGGTCATCACCTATCTCAACATCCAGTCGGTGCGGGCGGAGACCGAGCGGGTCGCGGCCACGCATGAGGTGATCACGAGCCTTGGCGACCTCCTCTCGGCGATGCAGGATGGCGAAACCGGACAGCGCGGCTTCCTTCTCACCGCCAACCCCGCCTATCTCCAGCCCTATCGCGACGCCGAGGCGCGCAGCCAGGCGAGCCTCCAGACGCTCGACCGGCTGACCCATGACGATCCCGAGCAACGGACGAACCTGGAATCGCTCCGCCCGCTGGTCGCGGCCAAATTCGAAAGCCTCGCCCAGTCGATCGCGGTTCGCCAGCGCAACGGGATCGAGGCGACGCTCGCCACGATCGATCCCGACCGTGAAAAGGCGCAGATGGACGCGGTCCGGCTGAAGATCGCGCAGCTTCGCACCAATGAGCGGCAGACCCGCCTTGGCCGGATCGAGGCGCGTGACGCGGCGTTTAGCACCGCCATCCTCAGTGCCGTCATGGCGGCGCTGCTGGGCATGGCGCTGACGGTCGCCATCGGTTTCCTGGCGCACCGCTCGGCCACCGCCCGGCGGCGGCAGCTGTGGCTCCAGGCCGGCGAGGTCGGGCTTGCCCAGGCCATGCTCGGCGACAAGGACGTGCCCGGGCTCAGCCAGGACATCGTCGACTTCCTCACCAATTACGTCGGCGCGCAGGCCAGCGTCCTGTTCAAGGGCGAGCATGGCATCTTCCGCCGTACGGCCATGCTGGGCGTGCCCGCCGAGGCCAAGGTCACCGAGCGCTTCAAGCTGCGCGAGGGACTGCTCGGGCGCGTCGCCGAGTCGGGCAAGCCGATGATCGTCGACGAGGTGCCCGAAGGCTATCTGACGATCGGCTCCGCGCTCGGCCAGGACCGCCCGCGGCACCTCGTCATCGCGCCGCTCAACGCCGACGGGCTGGTCAATGCGGTGGTCGAGCTGGGCTTCCTCAAGCCGGTCGACGCGCAGGTGCTCGAATTGCTCGACCAGGTCGCGGGACCCGCCGGGACCGCGCTGCGGTCGGCCAAATATCGTACCGAGCTCAGGTCCCTTCTCGAGGAAACCCAGCGCCAGTCGGAGGAGCTGCAGGTCCAGAGCGAGGAGCTCAAGGTCTCCAACGAGGAACTCGAGGAGCAGGGCCGGGCGCTCAAGGAATCGGCGGTGCGGCTCGAGCAGCAGCAGGTCGAGCTCGAGCAGACCAATTCGCAGCTCGAGGAACAGGCGCGGCTGCTCGAGGTCCAGCGCGACGACCTCGCCAAGTCGAGCGCCGCGGTCGAGGCCAAGGCCCGCGAGCTTGAGCAGGCGAGCCAGTACAAGTCCGACTTCCTCGCCAACATGAGCCACGAATTGCGCACCCCGCTCAATTCGCTGCTGATCCTGTCCAAGCTGCTCGGCGACAATCCGACCGGCAACCTGACCGAGGAACAGGCGCAATATGCGCGGACCATCCAGGCCTCGGGGAACGACCTTCTCAACCTCATCAACGATATTCTCGACCTGTCCAAGATCGAAGCCGGCCACGTCGAGGTCCAGCCCGCGGAAGTCGCGATCGAGCGGCTGACCCGCGACCTCCGGCGGACCTTCGAGCCCATCGCGGCCGAGCGCGGGGTCGCGTTCGAGATCGCGGTCGAGGCGGGGGCGCCCGACCTCATCGTCTCGGACCGCCAGCGGCTCGAGCAGATCCTCAAGAACCTCCTTGCCAACGCCTTCAAGTTCACCGCCGAGGGCAAGGTCACGCTCGCCATCGCCCGGGCGGAAGACGACCGCATCGCCCTCAGCGTCAGCGATACCGGAATCGGGATTGCGCCCGACCAGCAGAAAGCGATTTTCGAGGCCTTCCGCCAGGCCGACGGCTCGATCAACCGCAAATTCGGCGGGACGGGGCTCGGCCTGTCGATCTCGCGCGAGCTCGCCCGGCTGCTCGGCGGGACCATCGCGCTCGAAAGCGAGCCGGGCGTCGGCAGCCGCTTCACCGTCACCGTGCCGGTCGAATATGACCCGGGCCTGGTTTCCGCCCGGCCGCTGCCGGCGCCGGCTGCCGCACCGGTCCCTGCAGCCGCCGCGACCAAGGCCCCGGCCAAGCCGCGCCGCAAGGTCGCCCGCAGCGCGCCGGTCGACGACGACCGCAACCAGCTCGGCGCCGGACAGCGCGTACTGCTGATCGTCGAGGACGATCGCACCTTCGCGAAGATCGTCCGCGACATTGCGCGCGAGGCCTCGTTCCAGACCCTGATTGCGGGCACCGCCGAGGAAGCGCTCGACCTCGCCCGCGAGCACAAGCCGAGCGGCATCGTCCTCGACCTCGGCCTGCCCGACCAGTCGGGCCTAGCAGTGCTCGACCGGCTGAAGCGCGAGGACGCGACGCGGCACATCCCGATCCACGTCATCTCGGCCAGCGACCAGACCCAGACCGCCTTTTCGCTCGGCGCCATGGGCTATCTGGTCAAGCCGGTGAAGAAGGAGGAACTGAGCCAGGCGCTGTCCGCGCTCGAGGCCCAGCTGACCCGCACCATGCGGCGCGTGCTAATCGTCGAGGACGACCTCGTCCAGCGCGAGGCGGTGAGCAAGCTCCTCGCCGGGCCCGAGATCGAGACGGTCGCGGTCGGCACCGCCGCCGAATGCCTCGAGCGGCTGCGCGCGGAGACCTTCGATTGCATGGTGCTCGACCTCTCGCTGCCCGACGCCTCGGGCTATTCGCTGCTCGAAACGCTGAGCGAGGACGACCAACACAGCTTCCCGCCGGTGATCGTCTACACCGGCCACGACCTCAGCCAGGACGAGGAGCAGCGCCTGCGCCGCTATTCCAGCTCGATCATCATCAAGGGCGCGAAGAGCCCCGAACGGCTGCTCGACGAGGTCACGCTTTTCCTCCACCAGGTCGTGTCCGAGCTCCCGGCCGAGCAGCAGCGGATGATCCGTCAGGCGCGCCACCGCGACGCCGTGCTCGAGGGCCGCAGGATCCTGGTCGTCGAGGATGACGTCCGGAACATCTATTCGCTGACCAACATCCTCGAGCCGCGCGGGGCCAAGGTGGCGATCGCGCGCAACGGCCAGGAAGCGCTCGACGCGCTGGCCAAGGCGGGTGCGGGCGGCGACCCGGTCGACCTCGTGCTGATGGACGTGATGATGCCGGTGATGGACGGGCTCGAGGCGACCCGGCGGATCCGCGACGACCAGCAATGGGCGCGGCTGCCGATCATCATGCTGACCGCCAAGGCCATGCCCGACGACCAGGCCAAGTGTCTCGCCGCGGGCGCCAGCGACTACATGGCCAAGCCGCTCGATGTCGACAAACTGCTGTCGCTGGTCCGGGTGTGGATGCCGCGGTGA
- a CDS encoding CheR family methyltransferase: MDAAVTNPPAGNVEDIEIQLLLEALFLRYHYDFRHYARTSIRRRLRQARDQLGFPNFSAMQEEVLHDEDMLSRLLDYLTVQVSEMFRDPSYFLALREKVVPHLRTYPSLKIWIAGCSHGEEVHSFAILLHEEGLLDRTIIYASDINPAALEIARSGIYPLDRIATFSRNHQLAGGKSSLADYYTTAYDRAVFDKKLRAKVVFSDHSLVTDEVFTECQLVSCRNVMIYFDRPLQDRAVGLFRDSLTRRGFLGLGSKETLRFSEHADSFTDFVREEKIYQRTDA, translated from the coding sequence GTGGATGCCGCGGTGACCAACCCCCCTGCCGGGAACGTCGAGGACATCGAGATCCAGCTTCTGCTGGAAGCTTTGTTCCTGCGCTATCATTACGACTTCCGCCACTATGCGCGCACCTCGATCCGGCGGCGGCTGCGCCAGGCCCGCGACCAGCTCGGCTTCCCCAATTTCTCGGCGATGCAGGAAGAGGTGCTGCACGACGAGGACATGCTCTCGCGGCTGCTCGACTATCTGACCGTGCAGGTCAGCGAGATGTTCCGCGATCCGAGCTACTTCCTCGCCCTGCGCGAGAAGGTGGTGCCGCACCTGCGCACCTACCCATCGCTCAAGATCTGGATCGCGGGCTGCAGCCATGGCGAGGAAGTGCACAGCTTCGCCATCCTGCTCCACGAGGAAGGGTTGCTCGACCGGACGATCATCTACGCCAGCGACATCAATCCGGCCGCGCTCGAGATCGCGCGCAGCGGCATCTACCCGCTCGACCGGATCGCGACCTTCTCGCGCAATCACCAGCTGGCCGGGGGCAAGAGCTCGCTCGCCGACTATTACACCACCGCCTACGACCGCGCGGTGTTCGACAAGAAGCTGCGCGCGAAGGTGGTCTTCTCCGACCACAGCCTCGTCACCGACGAAGTGTTCACCGAGTGCCAGCTGGTCTCGTGCCGCAACGTCATGATCTATTTCGACCGGCCGCTGCAGGACCGGGCGGTGGGGCTGTTTCGCGATTCACTCACCCGTCGCGGATTCCTCGGGCTGGGCTCGAAGGAGACCCTGCGCTTCTCCGAACATGCCGACTCCTTCACCGACTTCGTCCGCGAGGAGAAGATCTACCAGCGGACCGACGCATGA
- a CDS encoding chemotaxis protein CheB produces MTGAAPRAIVIGASAGAVQALSDILPRLPADYPVPILVVVHVPAAPSGLTRLFAAKCAVAVVEPDDKERIAPGTVYFAPPAYHLMVEREGTIALSTDEPVLFSRPSIDVLFESAAESFGPELLAVVLTGANEDGARGAALIEQAGGSVLVEDPASAYAATMPAAALARCADARALSLDSIADHLLGLGAA; encoded by the coding sequence ATGACCGGGGCCGCGCCGCGAGCGATCGTGATCGGCGCCTCGGCGGGCGCGGTGCAGGCGCTCTCCGACATCCTGCCGCGGCTTCCGGCGGACTATCCCGTGCCGATCCTCGTGGTGGTGCACGTTCCGGCCGCGCCCTCCGGGCTGACCCGGCTGTTCGCGGCCAAATGCGCGGTTGCCGTGGTCGAGCCCGACGACAAGGAAAGGATCGCCCCCGGCACCGTCTATTTCGCCCCGCCCGCCTATCACCTGATGGTCGAGCGCGAAGGCACCATCGCCCTTTCGACCGACGAGCCCGTGCTCTTCTCGCGGCCCTCGATCGACGTCCTGTTCGAGAGCGCGGCGGAGAGTTTCGGCCCCGAGCTCCTCGCGGTCGTGCTGACCGGCGCCAACGAGGACGGGGCGCGCGGCGCGGCGCTGATCGAGCAGGCGGGCGGAAGCGTGCTGGTCGAAGACCCCGCAAGCGCCTATGCCGCCACCATGCCGGCTGCCGCTCTTGCCCGTTGTGCCGATGCTCGTGCCCTGTCGCTCGACTCGATCGCCGACCATCTCCTGGGTCTCGGAGCCGCATGA
- a CDS encoding response regulator, with protein sequence MTDLVSPVPLLIVDDLAENLLALEALLAADHIQFLRARSGEEALELLLQHDVGLALLDVQMPGMDGFELAEFMRGNERSRRVPIIFLTAGSSDIHRRFRGYEAGAVDFIQKPIEADILRSKVGVFVDLYQQRQALSRSADRLEEQVRERTAELERAMERLRAEVAERERAEASLRQSQKMEAVGQLTGGIAHDFNNMLTGIIGSLDMMRRRMADNRLDGFERYLDTALKSAERAAALTHRLLAFARRQPLDPRPLEVPAILQAVAQLVSHALPENIALGLEVADGLPLALADANQLENAILNLAINARDAMPDGGELVIAAGRAEPGKCPAAMDHETCLRIFVRDTGSGMPPEVLDKVFEPFFTTKPQGQGTGLGLSMVYGFAEQSGGTIRIDSAPGEGTTVSLYLPGTFAVPPVEEGKAKVQPKGTGQRVLVVEDEDAVRMLVREVLEELHYDATEIADPSQAVPYLKSDAEIDLMISDIGMPGLNGRELADEARRHRPGLPILFITGYAEQATSLIDFLDPGMMLVTKPFTLEKLAESINRLLREEVA encoded by the coding sequence ATGACCGACCTTGTTTCGCCCGTTCCGCTGCTGATCGTCGACGACCTCGCCGAGAATCTGCTTGCGCTCGAGGCGCTGCTGGCGGCCGACCACATCCAGTTCCTGCGTGCACGCTCGGGCGAGGAGGCGCTCGAGCTCTTGCTCCAGCACGATGTCGGGCTGGCGCTGCTCGACGTGCAGATGCCGGGAATGGACGGGTTCGAGCTCGCCGAATTCATGCGCGGCAACGAGCGTAGCCGGCGCGTGCCGATCATCTTCCTCACCGCCGGCAGCAGCGACATTCATCGCCGCTTCCGCGGCTACGAGGCGGGGGCGGTGGATTTCATCCAGAAGCCGATCGAGGCCGACATCCTGCGCAGCAAGGTCGGCGTGTTCGTCGATCTTTACCAGCAGCGCCAGGCGCTGTCGCGTTCGGCCGACCGGCTCGAGGAGCAGGTGCGCGAGCGGACCGCCGAGCTCGAGCGGGCGATGGAGCGGCTTCGCGCCGAAGTCGCCGAGCGCGAGCGCGCCGAAGCCTCGCTTCGGCAGAGCCAGAAGATGGAGGCGGTCGGCCAGCTGACCGGCGGCATCGCGCACGACTTCAACAACATGCTGACGGGCATCATCGGTTCGCTCGACATGATGCGCCGGCGGATGGCGGACAATCGCCTCGACGGCTTCGAGCGCTATCTCGACACTGCGCTCAAGTCGGCCGAGCGGGCCGCCGCGCTGACCCACCGCCTGCTCGCCTTCGCCCGGCGCCAGCCGCTCGATCCCCGGCCGCTCGAGGTGCCGGCGATCCTCCAGGCGGTGGCGCAACTCGTGTCCCACGCGCTGCCCGAGAATATCGCGCTAGGGCTCGAGGTCGCCGACGGCTTGCCGCTGGCGCTGGCCGACGCCAACCAGCTCGAGAATGCGATCCTCAACCTCGCGATCAACGCCCGCGACGCCATGCCCGACGGCGGCGAGCTGGTGATCGCCGCGGGACGCGCGGAACCGGGGAAGTGCCCGGCGGCGATGGATCACGAGACGTGCCTGCGCATCTTCGTCCGCGACACCGGCAGCGGCATGCCGCCCGAGGTTCTCGACAAGGTGTTCGAGCCCTTCTTCACCACCAAGCCGCAGGGGCAGGGGACGGGGCTTGGCCTGTCGATGGTCTATGGCTTCGCCGAGCAGAGCGGCGGCACCATCCGGATCGACAGCGCGCCGGGCGAGGGGACCACGGTCAGTCTCTATCTCCCCGGCACCTTCGCCGTGCCGCCGGTCGAGGAAGGCAAGGCGAAGGTCCAGCCGAAGGGCACGGGACAGCGCGTGCTGGTGGTCGAGGACGAGGACGCGGTGCGGATGCTCGTGCGCGAGGTGCTCGAGGAACTGCACTATGACGCGACCGAGATCGCCGATCCGTCCCAGGCCGTGCCCTATCTGAAGTCGGACGCCGAGATCGACCTCATGATCAGCGACATCGGCATGCCGGGGCTCAACGGCCGCGAACTCGCCGACGAGGCGCGCCGCCACCGGCCCGGGCTGCCGATCCTGTTCATCACCGGCTATGCCGAACAGGCGACCTCGCTGATCGACTTCCTCGATCCCGGCATGATGCTCGTCACCAAACCCTTCACGCTCGAGAAGCTGGCTGAGAGCATCAATCGCCTGCTGCGAGAAGAAGTGGCGTAA